The proteins below are encoded in one region of Stieleria sp. JC731:
- a CDS encoding phosphatidate cytidylyltransferase has translation MLEKVALLVQGVTAAVPESGDVSSVADAAVRVWLTTRSMILIAVILTALGIASLVGFLLARRETMGVDAALVARFNQKLRVWWLMTAIFVVGFLLQRIGVVVLFGLVSFWALREFITMTPTRRGDHRTLFWVFFFFTPLQYIFVALGSHPPSYVPQNDYYGLYSIMIPVYASLFIPARAAIAGDYKRFLERSAKIQAGLLICVYALSYAPALLDLDLVRTGGAPWKGSNVSVLIFLVVVAQLAAVLERGWSKLAGKHVIAEKINGSRTWEGVLGSMVTTGLIAAALCWATPFYPWEAGVLAAVVTVMACGGAMTMSAIKRDRGVTDTGTLVQGHAGVLDQIDSVCFAAPVFYHLTRFFFSA, from the coding sequence ATGCTCGAAAAAGTAGCGCTGCTAGTCCAAGGCGTAACCGCAGCAGTACCGGAAAGCGGCGATGTTTCGTCGGTAGCCGATGCTGCCGTTCGCGTTTGGTTGACAACGCGCTCGATGATTTTAATCGCGGTCATTCTGACCGCCTTGGGAATCGCGTCGCTCGTCGGCTTTCTGCTCGCTCGCAGAGAAACGATGGGTGTCGACGCGGCGCTTGTTGCCCGGTTTAATCAAAAGCTACGGGTCTGGTGGCTCATGACGGCAATCTTTGTCGTCGGCTTTTTATTGCAACGGATCGGAGTCGTTGTCCTGTTCGGTCTCGTTTCGTTTTGGGCGCTGCGTGAATTCATCACGATGACTCCAACCCGGCGCGGTGACCATCGGACACTGTTTTGGGTGTTCTTCTTCTTCACTCCGCTGCAATACATCTTCGTCGCTCTGGGCAGCCACCCACCAAGTTACGTTCCTCAGAACGATTACTATGGTCTCTACAGCATCATGATCCCGGTCTATGCGAGCCTGTTCATCCCGGCGCGAGCCGCGATCGCCGGTGACTACAAGCGGTTCCTGGAACGCAGTGCGAAAATCCAAGCGGGATTGCTAATCTGTGTTTACGCACTCAGCTACGCACCGGCGCTATTAGATTTGGATCTGGTCCGTACTGGTGGTGCCCCATGGAAGGGCAGCAACGTCAGCGTGTTGATCTTCCTGGTTGTTGTTGCGCAGTTAGCCGCCGTGCTTGAACGCGGTTGGAGCAAGCTTGCCGGCAAACACGTGATCGCCGAAAAGATCAATGGGTCTCGAACCTGGGAAGGTGTGCTCGGTTCGATGGTGACAACAGGTTTGATCGCCGCCGCCTTGTGCTGGGCAACGCCTTTCTATCCCTGGGAAGCCGGCGTCTTGGCGGCTGTCGTTACCGTGATGGCTTGCGGTGGCGCGATGACGATGAGCGCGATCAAACGCGATCGCGGGGTTACCGATACAGG
- the leuB gene encoding 3-isopropylmalate dehydrogenase has translation MKASIVLLPGDGIGPEITAQAHLVLEKVASLFGHEFEFSSHLIGGIAIDETGDPLPQATIDACRNAQAILLGAVGGPKWDDPSAKTRPEAGLLKIRKELGLFANLRPIKLFDQLVDSSPLRREIIEGTDILFLRELTGGIYFGPSGRTGSGADESASQSMVYSVSEVERIVRLAAKAAQGRRNKLTSVDKANVLEPSRLWRQVAARVMETEFPDVEYDVVLVDAMAMHLINRPKDFDVVVTGNMFGDILTDEASMLPGSLGMLPSASLGSDGPGLYEPIHGSAPDIAGKGIANPLATILAAAMLLRHSLGLEAEATAIETAVSNVLADGLRTADLSRGADSIGTEAMGEAVLERLQA, from the coding sequence TTGAAAGCGTCCATCGTTTTGCTGCCCGGCGACGGCATCGGCCCAGAAATTACCGCTCAGGCGCACCTTGTTCTAGAAAAAGTTGCCTCCCTGTTCGGTCACGAATTCGAGTTCTCGTCCCACCTGATCGGCGGAATCGCGATCGACGAAACGGGCGATCCGCTGCCACAAGCGACGATCGATGCCTGCCGCAATGCACAAGCCATTTTGCTGGGTGCCGTTGGTGGTCCTAAATGGGATGACCCCAGTGCGAAAACTCGTCCCGAAGCCGGTTTGCTGAAGATTCGCAAAGAGCTAGGTCTGTTTGCGAACCTACGTCCAATCAAATTGTTCGACCAACTGGTTGATTCATCGCCACTGCGTCGCGAGATCATCGAAGGCACCGACATTCTGTTTCTTCGTGAATTGACCGGCGGGATCTATTTTGGCCCATCAGGTCGAACCGGCAGCGGTGCTGACGAGTCGGCGTCACAGTCGATGGTTTACTCGGTTAGCGAAGTCGAACGAATCGTCCGTTTGGCAGCGAAAGCCGCCCAGGGCCGACGCAACAAACTGACCAGTGTTGATAAAGCGAACGTTCTGGAACCGAGCCGATTGTGGCGTCAGGTTGCGGCGCGTGTTATGGAAACCGAATTCCCCGATGTCGAATATGACGTTGTGCTTGTCGACGCGATGGCGATGCACTTGATCAATCGCCCGAAAGATTTTGACGTTGTCGTCACCGGCAACATGTTTGGCGATATCTTGACCGATGAAGCGTCGATGCTGCCTGGATCACTTGGAATGTTGCCCAGCGCTTCTCTCGGCAGCGACGGCCCTGGACTATACGAACCGATCCACGGTTCCGCACCAGACATTGCCGGTAAAGGCATCGCCAACCCGTTGGCAACGATCCTTGCGGCAGCCATGTTGCTGCGTCATTCGCTGGGATTGGAAGCCGAAGCAACCGCCATCGAAACCGCAGTCAGCAACGTGCTTGCGGACGGATTGCGAACCGCCGATTTATCACGTGGTGCTGATTCGATCGGTACCGAAGCGATGGGTGAAGCAGTGCTGGAACGTCTCCAGGCATAG
- a CDS encoding glycosyltransferase family 4 protein, with protein sequence MLPLEPSTKASSWGQTLDPIVVQPSEASVVSVADAQLDRHPSTQQASVLHLVNGEHFSGAERVQSHLGRCLPEWGVKADFVCLKPGKFAAILSEQGGQWGKCFEAPMANRFDLRCVWKVRKLIHREGYQVLHAHTPRTAMIASMAARLAGIPWVYHVHSPAARDSANPISNRINSLIENMSLIGCSHLITVSESLRLECMRQGVNEDNVTVVHNGVPAICPPRDHVPSVGGRWVIGMVALMRPRKGLEVVLEALTKLREQVDVTLRIIGPFETAEYEEQINDQIAHLQVSSLIERVGFTNDVPAELAKLDAMILPSLYGEGLPMVVLEAMAAGLPVIATRVEGTPEAITDGIEGLLAEPRNAASLAAKIEDLVTGKHDWNQMSEAARTRHEKDFSDQSMAKGTAQVYHKVIEQYSRR encoded by the coding sequence ATGCTTCCTCTTGAGCCCTCGACGAAAGCGTCCTCATGGGGCCAGACGCTTGATCCGATTGTCGTCCAACCGTCCGAAGCGAGCGTCGTGTCGGTTGCCGATGCACAACTTGACCGGCACCCATCGACCCAACAGGCATCGGTTCTACATTTGGTCAATGGCGAACACTTTAGTGGTGCCGAACGGGTGCAATCGCATTTAGGGCGTTGCCTGCCCGAATGGGGAGTCAAAGCGGATTTTGTTTGTCTAAAGCCCGGCAAGTTCGCTGCTATCTTGTCTGAGCAAGGCGGACAATGGGGAAAGTGCTTCGAAGCTCCCATGGCGAATCGTTTTGATCTGCGTTGTGTATGGAAGGTCCGCAAACTGATTCACCGTGAAGGCTATCAAGTACTGCACGCACATACGCCGCGAACGGCGATGATCGCATCGATGGCCGCTCGGTTGGCAGGGATCCCTTGGGTCTATCACGTCCACAGTCCCGCCGCACGTGATTCGGCGAACCCGATCAGCAACCGAATCAATTCATTGATCGAGAACATGTCGCTGATCGGATGCAGTCACCTGATCACGGTCTCGGAAAGTTTGCGTTTGGAATGCATGCGGCAAGGCGTAAACGAAGACAACGTCACTGTTGTCCACAATGGTGTGCCCGCAATTTGCCCGCCGCGCGATCATGTACCTTCTGTCGGTGGACGATGGGTGATCGGGATGGTCGCTTTGATGCGGCCACGCAAAGGACTGGAAGTCGTCTTGGAAGCCTTAACGAAGCTTCGTGAACAAGTCGACGTCACACTACGCATCATCGGTCCGTTCGAGACGGCCGAGTACGAAGAACAAATCAACGATCAGATCGCTCATCTACAAGTATCGAGTCTGATCGAACGAGTTGGCTTTACCAACGACGTCCCTGCTGAGTTAGCGAAGCTGGACGCAATGATTCTGCCCAGTCTGTACGGTGAGGGGCTTCCGATGGTGGTCCTTGAAGCGATGGCAGCAGGATTGCCAGTGATTGCCACACGCGTCGAAGGCACACCCGAAGCGATCACCGACGGGATCGAAGGCCTATTAGCAGAGCCTCGCAACGCTGCTTCTTTGGCAGCGAAGATCGAAGACCTGGTCACCGGCAAGCATGACTGGAATCAGATGTCCGAAGCAGCACGCACCCGACACGAGAAAGACTTCTCCGATCAGTCGATGGCGAAAGGCACCGCACAGGTTTATCACAAAGTCATCGAGCAATATTCTCGTCGATAA
- a CDS encoding YjhG/YagF family D-xylonate dehydratase produces the protein MPTYFDTPVDPDELITHAAGPSGSLPLSDEILRSWSSGDLFGLTQSVGMGYDPRRVLGDQYLILSTQGGLREQDGTATALGYHTGHWEIGLLVRAAAEQLSANKAVPFAAYCSDPCDGRSQGTRGMFDSLPYRNDAAIVFRRLIRSLPQRKGVIGIATCDKGLPAMMMALAGSKDLACVLVPGGVTLPATVGEDTGKVQSIGVRYTRGEMSLEEASLEGCRACGTPGGGCQFLGTAATSQVVAEALGMTIPHAALAPSGLPIWTQMARDSAAASMQMVANGTSIGDVLTDDSMFNAMLIHAAVGGSTNLLLHIPAIAAAAGLTRPDADEFSRINRMVPRFVDCLPNGPVGHPTVRFFLAGGVPEVALHLREMGLLRSEAMTVSGMTWNEILDQWKDSDRRQFCRERLFESDKVDPDDVIVPPNRVAQKGLTPTVCFPFGNLCPEGSVIKATSIDPSVIDDDDVYRKRGPARVFTSERDAIAAVKGQLDPAIKEGDVIVLIGRGPLGCGMEETYQITSALKYLSFGKHVALITDARFSGVSTGACIGHVGPEALAGGPIAKVRDGDIIEIEVNRKSLEGTVNLIESADGTPAEQLLAERPPHPSLAVEKDIPDDTRLWAALQQVGGGAWGGCVYDVDEIIATLQAGMEARAQLKATK, from the coding sequence GTGCCCACCTACTTCGATACCCCTGTCGATCCTGATGAACTGATCACTCATGCGGCGGGCCCGTCCGGCTCATTGCCGCTATCGGACGAGATTCTGCGATCGTGGTCCTCGGGCGATCTATTTGGGCTGACCCAAAGCGTCGGCATGGGCTACGACCCGCGACGAGTTCTGGGCGATCAGTATTTGATTCTTAGTACCCAAGGTGGTTTGCGCGAACAGGATGGCACCGCGACGGCATTGGGTTATCACACCGGTCACTGGGAAATCGGCTTGCTCGTTCGCGCGGCTGCGGAACAGTTGTCGGCCAACAAAGCGGTTCCATTTGCGGCCTACTGTAGCGATCCATGCGACGGACGCAGCCAAGGCACCCGTGGGATGTTCGATTCGCTTCCCTACCGGAACGACGCTGCAATCGTCTTCCGACGATTGATACGCTCTCTTCCACAACGCAAAGGTGTCATCGGAATCGCAACCTGCGATAAAGGCTTGCCTGCGATGATGATGGCGCTTGCCGGCAGCAAAGACCTTGCTTGCGTATTGGTGCCCGGCGGTGTCACTTTGCCTGCAACGGTTGGTGAAGACACTGGAAAGGTTCAATCGATTGGCGTGCGATACACCCGTGGTGAGATGTCACTGGAAGAGGCTTCGCTGGAAGGTTGCCGCGCGTGCGGAACCCCCGGCGGTGGTTGCCAGTTCCTCGGCACCGCAGCAACCAGCCAAGTCGTCGCCGAAGCTTTGGGGATGACGATCCCACATGCTGCGTTGGCTCCCAGCGGTTTGCCGATCTGGACACAGATGGCACGCGATTCGGCCGCGGCTTCCATGCAGATGGTCGCCAACGGAACATCAATAGGCGATGTCTTGACGGATGACTCGATGTTCAATGCGATGCTAATTCACGCGGCCGTCGGCGGCAGCACAAACCTGCTGTTACACATTCCAGCGATCGCAGCAGCGGCGGGGTTAACGCGTCCTGATGCCGACGAATTCAGCCGCATCAACCGGATGGTTCCGCGTTTTGTCGATTGCCTGCCAAACGGCCCGGTTGGCCATCCGACGGTTCGATTCTTCCTTGCCGGTGGTGTCCCCGAAGTCGCACTTCACTTGCGTGAAATGGGTTTGCTGCGTAGTGAAGCGATGACGGTCAGCGGAATGACCTGGAATGAAATCTTGGATCAGTGGAAGGATTCTGATCGACGTCAATTCTGCCGCGAGCGACTTTTCGAATCAGACAAAGTTGATCCCGATGACGTCATCGTCCCACCAAATCGTGTAGCCCAAAAGGGACTGACCCCAACGGTTTGCTTTCCATTTGGAAACCTCTGCCCAGAGGGCTCCGTGATAAAAGCAACTTCGATCGACCCATCGGTGATCGATGATGACGACGTCTATCGAAAACGCGGTCCGGCGAGAGTCTTCACCAGCGAGCGTGATGCGATCGCCGCGGTCAAAGGGCAACTCGATCCGGCGATCAAAGAAGGCGACGTGATCGTTCTGATCGGCCGCGGCCCACTTGGATGTGGCATGGAAGAAACCTACCAAATCACTTCGGCGCTGAAGTACCTGTCATTCGGAAAACACGTCGCGTTGATCACCGACGCTAGGTTTTCTGGTGTAAGCACGGGCGCATGCATTGGGCATGTCGGTCCCGAAGCACTCGCAGGTGGTCCGATCGCGAAGGTTCGTGACGGCGACATCATCGAAATCGAAGTCAACCGCAAGTCGCTCGAAGGCACCGTCAACTTGATCGAATCAGCCGACGGAACACCAGCAGAGCAGTTGCTCGCCGAACGGCCACCACACCCAAGCCTTGCAGTCGAAAAAGACATTCCCGATGACACTCGATTATGGGCAGCACTGCAACAAGTCGGTGGAGGTGCATGGGGAGGCTGCGTCTATGATGTCGACGAAATCATTGCGACATTGCAGGCCGGAATGGAAGCACGTGCTCAGCTGAAAGCGACGAAATAG
- a CDS encoding aldehyde dehydrogenase family protein, which produces MSTTLSQPPKSAAEVEVKHTECFIDGKWVPAASGKTFATFNPATEQEIAQIAEGDAADVDAAAKAARHAFETGDWPKMDARDRGRLLYKLADRMEEEIHYLAALETLDNGKPLKDSLGGDLPLAIDAIRYYAGYADKLHGSTIPIRGKYLCYTRREPIGVAGQIIPWNFPLLMLAWKWGPALAAGCTVVMKPAEQTPLTCLAMAQMAKEVGFPDGVINIVPGFGPTAGAACVKHPLIDKIAFTGEHRTAQIITRDSADTLKRLTFELGGKSPNVVFADADMDAAVQGAYIGLFLNQGQCCCAGSRVFVEKSCHDEFIEKLTALTLKRKVGDPFASDTDQGPQVDQAQFDKIMSYIDKGKNEGADCVAGGGRVGEQGYFVEPTIFNNVTDDMSIATDEIFGPVMSVLTFDDKEDMIHRANNTFYGLAAAVWTRDIANAHDFAARVRAGTVWVNCYDVFDAAAPFGGFKMSGYGRELGEEGLKPYTESKTVTVKL; this is translated from the coding sequence ATGAGTACGACGTTGTCACAGCCACCAAAGTCTGCGGCCGAAGTCGAAGTGAAGCACACCGAGTGTTTTATTGACGGTAAATGGGTTCCGGCAGCCAGCGGTAAAACGTTTGCGACCTTTAACCCGGCAACCGAACAAGAAATCGCACAGATCGCCGAAGGTGACGCGGCCGATGTCGATGCCGCAGCCAAAGCGGCACGCCACGCGTTCGAAACGGGTGATTGGCCCAAAATGGATGCCCGTGATCGCGGTCGCTTGCTTTACAAGCTTGCCGATCGGATGGAAGAAGAAATCCATTACTTGGCGGCACTAGAAACCCTCGACAACGGCAAGCCACTCAAAGACAGCTTGGGCGGAGACCTTCCGTTGGCAATCGACGCGATCCGTTACTATGCCGGATATGCCGACAAGCTTCACGGCAGCACCATTCCGATTCGTGGCAAATACCTGTGCTACACCCGACGCGAACCGATCGGCGTTGCCGGCCAAATCATCCCTTGGAACTTCCCATTGTTGATGCTGGCATGGAAATGGGGACCCGCACTGGCCGCCGGTTGTACCGTCGTGATGAAGCCGGCTGAACAGACGCCACTGACTTGCCTCGCGATGGCACAGATGGCGAAAGAAGTTGGATTCCCTGACGGCGTGATCAACATCGTCCCAGGTTTTGGCCCCACTGCCGGTGCGGCTTGCGTCAAGCATCCGCTGATTGACAAGATTGCCTTTACCGGCGAACACAGAACGGCGCAAATCATCACGCGTGATTCAGCCGATACGCTCAAGCGTTTGACGTTTGAATTGGGAGGCAAGAGCCCCAACGTAGTCTTCGCCGATGCCGACATGGACGCCGCGGTCCAAGGGGCTTACATCGGTTTGTTCTTGAACCAAGGGCAGTGCTGCTGTGCCGGCAGCCGAGTGTTTGTTGAAAAGTCTTGCCACGACGAATTTATTGAAAAGCTGACGGCGTTGACATTGAAACGCAAAGTCGGCGATCCATTCGCGTCGGACACAGATCAAGGCCCTCAAGTCGATCAAGCACAATTCGACAAGATCATGTCATACATCGACAAAGGTAAGAACGAAGGCGCCGATTGCGTTGCCGGTGGCGGTCGAGTTGGTGAGCAAGGTTACTTTGTTGAACCGACGATCTTCAACAACGTGACCGACGACATGTCAATCGCGACCGACGAAATTTTCGGCCCCGTGATGAGCGTGCTGACCTTCGACGACAAGGAAGACATGATCCACCGAGCGAACAATACGTTCTATGGCTTGGCCGCGGCGGTGTGGACGCGCGACATAGCCAACGCCCATGACTTTGCCGCAAGGGTTCGTGCAGGGACCGTCTGGGTGAACTGCTACGACGTCTTCGACGCAGCAGCGCCCTTCGGTGGATTCAAGATGAGTGGCTACGGCCGAGAACTTGGTGAAGAAGGTCTCAAGCCCTACACCGAATCCAAAACCGTCACGGTCAAGCTTTAG
- a CDS encoding energy transducer TonB: MAPTLKSYCFSLLLHGSMLAVLYAVPMSVHQRFASKGQSQVITIQATQSMTAVTPVSVIEPSIRPLVEPAIQTQDIPPDADLSPPEQQPAEPTQHHRLERSQRDLPRVTVPSARNSIADETQLQRQTLTEPMPEISPVQPRRKATTPIVTAVPKPAAIPIEQFVGLEKEDSPDLSNNAPPQYPQKAIAENWQGVVILELKITSNGRVEDVRVHQSSGHAVLDQAAVDAVSKWQGKPAKRWGVPVESIERMPIRFRL, translated from the coding sequence TTGGCCCCAACGTTAAAATCGTACTGTTTTTCGCTGCTGCTTCACGGTTCGATGCTTGCGGTTCTGTACGCGGTGCCGATGTCGGTCCACCAGCGTTTTGCTTCGAAAGGGCAATCACAGGTCATCACAATCCAGGCAACCCAGTCGATGACGGCTGTCACCCCGGTCAGTGTGATCGAACCGTCAATCCGTCCGCTGGTCGAACCAGCCATCCAGACACAAGACATTCCGCCTGACGCGGACCTTTCGCCGCCTGAACAACAACCGGCTGAACCAACCCAGCATCATCGCTTGGAACGTAGCCAACGTGATCTGCCTCGCGTCACCGTGCCTTCAGCGCGGAACTCGATCGCAGACGAAACACAGCTTCAACGTCAAACCTTGACCGAACCGATGCCTGAGATCAGTCCCGTCCAACCGCGACGCAAAGCGACCACGCCGATTGTCACCGCAGTCCCCAAGCCTGCGGCGATCCCAATCGAACAGTTCGTCGGACTTGAGAAGGAAGACTCGCCCGACTTGTCAAACAACGCGCCACCGCAATACCCCCAAAAAGCCATCGCGGAAAACTGGCAAGGTGTTGTAATTCTTGAGCTCAAGATCACTTCGAACGGACGGGTCGAAGACGTGCGAGTCCACCAATCCAGTGGCCACGCCGTTTTAGATCAAGCCGCGGTTGATGCGGTTTCGAAATGGCAAGGTAAGCCCGCCAAACGCTGGGGCGTCCCCGTGGAAAGCATCGAACGGATGCCGATCCGCTTCCGTCTGTAG
- a CDS encoding hemin uptake protein HemP: MHENCNVGVKMGDDQERNPKESERPNERPRIIDSETILHGEREVWIRHNKEMYRLRLTSSGKLYLSK; encoded by the coding sequence ATGCATGAAAATTGCAACGTAGGAGTAAAGATGGGTGATGATCAGGAACGCAATCCGAAAGAATCGGAGCGTCCGAACGAGCGGCCACGAATCATCGATTCAGAGACAATTCTGCATGGGGAACGCGAAGTTTGGATCCGACACAACAAAGAAATGTACCGCCTTCGGTTAACTTCATCCGGCAAGTTATACTTGAGCAAGTAA
- a CDS encoding N-acetyltransferase produces the protein MSQSIQCSPVESRADQKAFIQLEKDLYKNDPNWVAPLWGERKQLCGFSGKHPFYNDAECKAFLARKDGKVCGRVLAIVNHAHNRYHKEQRGFFGFFECVDDAEVAKELFDQACQWLSGKGMTDVRGPVNPSLNYECGLLVDGFDSPPTFLITYNQPYYEDLVVAAGFEKSQDLFCYEASIEDLDDLDPKLQFVIDEATKRFKVNCRPISRKTFDEDVKTFLRIYNQSLQRTWGYVPMSDEELVHQAGQLKLLIVPELTSIAEIDGQPVGAGFGLLDYNQVLKNMNGNLFPFGWLRLVLGKRKITRLRLVSTNVLPEYQKWGLGLVTLARILPDAIKFGIQTGEFSWVLESNSLSRGTIERGGARKAKTQRLYDRKL, from the coding sequence ATGAGCCAATCGATTCAATGTTCTCCCGTCGAAAGCCGCGCCGATCAGAAAGCGTTTATTCAATTGGAGAAGGATCTCTACAAGAATGATCCGAATTGGGTGGCTCCGCTTTGGGGTGAACGCAAGCAGCTTTGTGGTTTTTCTGGCAAGCACCCGTTTTATAATGATGCCGAATGCAAAGCGTTCCTTGCGCGTAAAGACGGGAAGGTTTGTGGCCGCGTTTTGGCGATCGTCAATCACGCCCACAACCGGTACCACAAAGAGCAGCGTGGCTTCTTTGGCTTCTTCGAATGTGTTGATGATGCTGAAGTCGCCAAGGAGTTGTTTGATCAGGCTTGTCAGTGGTTATCCGGCAAAGGCATGACTGACGTTCGCGGCCCGGTGAATCCCAGTTTGAATTATGAGTGCGGATTGCTGGTCGATGGCTTTGATTCACCGCCAACGTTCCTGATTACTTACAACCAGCCATACTACGAAGATCTAGTTGTTGCCGCGGGCTTTGAAAAATCACAGGACTTGTTTTGCTACGAGGCCAGCATTGAAGACCTTGACGATTTGGATCCGAAGCTTCAGTTCGTGATCGATGAAGCGACCAAACGATTCAAGGTCAACTGTCGCCCGATTAGTCGAAAGACGTTCGACGAAGACGTAAAAACGTTCCTGCGAATTTACAACCAGTCGCTGCAGCGGACTTGGGGGTATGTGCCGATGAGCGATGAAGAACTGGTTCACCAAGCGGGGCAATTAAAACTTTTGATCGTTCCTGAGTTGACCAGCATCGCCGAAATCGATGGACAGCCGGTCGGTGCGGGATTTGGTCTGTTGGACTACAACCAAGTTCTCAAAAACATGAATGGGAATTTGTTTCCGTTCGGCTGGCTCAGACTGGTGCTCGGCAAACGCAAAATCACTCGGTTGCGACTGGTCAGTACCAACGTATTGCCCGAATATCAGAAGTGGGGTTTGGGACTGGTTACGTTGGCGAGGATTTTGCCGGACGCGATCAAATTTGGAATCCAAACGGGCGAATTCTCTTGGGTTCTGGAAAGCAATTCGCTGTCGCGAGGTACGATCGAACGTGGTGGCGCTCGAAAAGCCAAAACACAGCGACTTTACGATCGCAAGCTGTAA
- a CDS encoding beta-ketoacyl-[acyl-carrier-protein] synthase family protein — translation MTRQPAVITGIGIVSAIGIGQQTFFDGLLEGRSGVRSLADRTDEEAKPGPDDPQDGVWIGAPVVDFDAKQFVRPRKALKVMCREIQTAFASAQLAVEHAGLGDQIPASESGLISPDRLGTVYGGEIYFNPPTELMESIRRCVDSDGQIQAGQFGDAARKEVVPLWMLKYLPNMPACQVGISINSQGPNNSLVLGDVSGPAALLEGCSYLDRGIADINVVGATGTRVGSMRMTYTGDLPIVERGENSVANASRPYDPNCTGVVGGEGAASLVIETAEHAQRRGATVLARILGIASRFAPTQAMKQCQRGNSVDQSESRQASSAIKLAIEAALEQAGVAAKDIALVVSHAMGDRQVDSGEAMALNDCQIDAPVLPIIASIGHTGAAAGMMEIATGALVIANGKIPAALHADQLKDANLVDHTRDFDSGCVLCVTHTTEGSAVAVVLGK, via the coding sequence ATGACACGTCAACCTGCCGTGATTACTGGGATCGGTATCGTCAGTGCAATTGGGATCGGTCAGCAGACATTCTTTGACGGTCTGCTAGAAGGACGTAGCGGCGTACGGTCGCTTGCCGATCGGACTGACGAAGAGGCAAAACCTGGACCCGACGATCCGCAAGACGGAGTTTGGATCGGGGCACCTGTTGTCGACTTTGATGCCAAGCAGTTTGTGCGACCACGCAAAGCCTTGAAGGTCATGTGCCGTGAAATCCAAACGGCATTCGCCTCGGCCCAGTTGGCTGTTGAGCACGCGGGGCTTGGTGATCAGATTCCTGCCTCGGAATCGGGTCTGATTTCACCGGATCGTCTTGGGACAGTTTATGGAGGTGAGATCTATTTCAATCCTCCGACCGAACTGATGGAGTCGATCCGTCGCTGTGTCGACAGCGATGGCCAGATCCAGGCGGGGCAGTTTGGCGATGCCGCGCGAAAAGAAGTCGTTCCGCTTTGGATGCTGAAATACTTACCGAACATGCCGGCCTGCCAAGTCGGGATCTCGATCAATTCGCAAGGTCCCAACAATTCTTTGGTTCTCGGCGACGTTTCCGGTCCAGCAGCATTGCTCGAAGGTTGCTCGTACTTGGATCGTGGTATCGCCGATATCAACGTCGTTGGTGCAACCGGGACGCGCGTCGGATCGATGCGAATGACCTACACCGGTGATCTTCCGATTGTGGAGCGTGGCGAAAATTCTGTTGCCAACGCTTCGCGTCCCTACGATCCCAATTGCACGGGTGTGGTTGGTGGTGAAGGGGCCGCATCGCTGGTGATCGAAACGGCCGAACACGCACAACGTCGCGGCGCAACAGTGCTTGCACGTATCTTGGGAATCGCTTCGCGCTTCGCGCCAACACAAGCGATGAAACAGTGTCAGCGTGGGAACTCCGTCGATCAATCGGAATCAAGGCAGGCCAGTTCCGCGATCAAGCTTGCCATCGAAGCTGCCTTGGAACAAGCCGGTGTCGCTGCCAAGGACATCGCCCTTGTTGTCTCGCATGCGATGGGAGATCGGCAGGTCGATAGCGGTGAAGCGATGGCATTGAATGATTGCCAAATCGATGCTCCAGTGCTGCCTATCATTGCTTCGATCGGGCATACAGGTGCAGCCGCGGGGATGATGGAAATCGCTACCGGAGCATTGGTAATCGCCAACGGAAAAATACCTGCGGCGCTACATGCCGATCAGCTGAAAGATGCCAATCTGGTTGATCACACGAGGGATTTTGATTCCGGCTGTGTGCTATGTGTGACGCACACAACCGAAGGCAGCGCTGTCGCCGTGGTTCTCGGTAAATAA